The Daucus carota subsp. sativus chromosome 9, DH1 v3.0, whole genome shotgun sequence genome window below encodes:
- the LOC108200869 gene encoding uncharacterized protein LOC108200869, whose translation MGLNLTRICRDFLELSEAGTRWIEETRDRYVNSVVLWFHMNKEQILIKFKKNPVLCVAVVLLLALIVIHSPILGYEGAVPRWIASWIAWMSIFAVISLTYQIFVEMKRFKLTWKKYKKVYCSGMLLDT comes from the exons ATGGGCTTAAACCTTACTCGCATCTGCCGTGATTTTCTCGAGCTGTCTGAAGCTG GCACAAGGTGGATTGAAGAGACACGTGATCGCTATGTTAATTCTGTAGTACTTTGGTTTCACATGAATAAGGAGCAGATCTTGATTAAG TTCAAGAAGAACCCGGTTCTTTGTGTGGCAGTTGTACTTCTGCTGGCACTCATTGTCATTCATAGCCCTATTCTAGGTTATGAAGGGGCTGTACCGAGATGGATAGCGAGCTGGATAGCATGGATGTCAATTTTTGCCGTTATCAGTCTCACTTATCAGATTTTTGTGGAAATGAAAAGATTCAAGTTAACATGGAAGAAATATAAGAAAGTATATTGTTCAGGTATGTTATTGGACACCTGA